Proteins co-encoded in one Metabacillus sp. KUDC1714 genomic window:
- the cax gene encoding calcium/proton exchanger, producing the protein MVNRIFTLVVLIGIPLSVLGSIFHWPSVVMFGVYCLTIIALAGFMGRATESLAIVTGPRVGGLLNATFGNAVELIISIFALKAGLVGVVLASLTGSVLGNLLLVAGLSFFVGGLKFKRQEFNVYDARHNSGLLMFAVIVAFVIPEVFAMDMNETKTLSLSIGISVILIILYLAALFFKLVTHRGVYQHKTDLVEEHEEPEWSKMKALVILLLSTVAVAYVSENLVHTFESVGEKFGWSELFIGVIIVAIVGNAAEHASAIIMAYKNKMNIAVEIAVGSTLQVAMFVAPVLVLISLFFPQNMPLVFTLPELISMVTAVLLTISITNDGDTNWFEGATLLAAYIIMGIGFYLL; encoded by the coding sequence TTGGTAAATCGAATTTTTACGCTTGTTGTTTTAATTGGTATTCCACTTTCAGTTTTAGGGAGCATATTTCACTGGCCCTCAGTAGTTATGTTTGGTGTTTATTGCCTAACAATTATTGCCCTCGCTGGTTTTATGGGTAGAGCAACAGAAAGTTTGGCAATCGTAACAGGTCCGAGGGTCGGCGGATTGTTAAATGCAACGTTTGGAAATGCTGTTGAGTTAATTATTTCAATTTTTGCTTTAAAAGCTGGGTTAGTGGGGGTTGTGTTAGCTTCCTTGACTGGTTCTGTATTAGGGAACCTTCTTTTAGTAGCTGGCTTAAGTTTTTTTGTTGGTGGATTGAAATTTAAGCGCCAGGAGTTTAATGTTTATGATGCTCGTCATAATTCAGGACTTTTAATGTTCGCGGTAATTGTTGCATTTGTTATTCCTGAAGTATTTGCGATGGATATGAACGAAACAAAAACGTTATCACTGAGTATAGGGATTTCTGTCATTCTAATTATTCTTTATTTAGCTGCATTGTTCTTCAAGCTTGTTACACATCGTGGAGTGTATCAGCATAAGACAGATCTTGTTGAAGAACATGAGGAACCAGAATGGTCAAAGATGAAGGCCCTTGTTATTTTATTGCTTTCAACAGTTGCAGTAGCATACGTATCTGAAAATCTTGTCCATACGTTTGAATCGGTTGGTGAGAAGTTTGGATGGTCAGAGTTATTTATTGGTGTTATCATTGTAGCGATTGTTGGAAATGCAGCAGAACATGCATCTGCAATTATTATGGCCTATAAAAATAAGATGAACATTGCTGTAGAAATTGCTGTTGGATCAACATTGCAAGTAGCAATGTTTGTTGCTCCAGTATTAGTGTTAATTTCACTTTTTTTTCCTCAAAATATGCCGCTAGTCTTCACGTTACCAGAATTGATCTCTATGGTTACAGCTGTACTATTAACGATTTCGATAACAAATGATGGAGATACAAACTGGTTTGAAGGT